One window of Choristoneura fumiferana chromosome 13, NRCan_CFum_1, whole genome shotgun sequence genomic DNA carries:
- the LOC141434413 gene encoding TWiK family of potassium channels protein 7-like: protein MERQNPGYSSFHSSMRSRDSPSSTGSDAREKIKDCLRKFIAFMFTQVGVGALVVCYAMLGAASFIQIERFSTDQQLEDVIQWRRNCAEQLWNISQKHNIFEEVAFKKGADRVLQLYQNNITAAIHTGYNGHAPEDIWSFPAALMYSLSVFTMIGYGNIIPKTARGKILTIAYAFFGIPIYILYFCNMGKVLAKTFKWLYITAHECSRRDDAVFEDGEPIKRKITVPSTACLWVISFYILSGTIMFGAWEKWNYLDSTYFCVISLCKIGFGDFVPGANIADSAGGSHVKLVINFIYVLLGMGLVAMCYNLMCEDVRVKVREMRQDLKNCLDDITLKITVCMNDTKYYHQKANRHVK, encoded by the coding sequence ATGGAGCGCCAAAATCCTGGCTATTCGAGTTTTCATAGCTCCATGCGGAGCAGAGACTCGCCGTCGTCGACAGGCAGCGACGCAAGGGAAAAAATAAAGGATTGCTTGAGGAAGTTCATAGCTTTTATGTTTACACAAGTGGGTGTGGGTGCGCTGGTGGTGTGTTACGCGATGCTGGGCGCCGCGAGCTTCATACAGATCGAGCGTTTCAGTACTGACCAGCAACTCGAAGATGTGATTCAATGGCGGCGGAACTGCGCCGAGCAGCTCTGGAACATATCACAGAAGCACAACATATTTGAAGAAGTTGCCTTCAAAAAAGGAGCCGACAGAGTCCTTCAATTATACCAGAATAACATCACTGCTGCCATTCACACCGGCTATAACGGCCACGCCCCTGAAGACATCTGGTCATTCCCAGCTGCTTTGATGTACAGTTTGTCTGTGTTCACTATGATTGGATATGGTAATATCATACCAAAAACTGCACGGGGTAAAATCTTAACAATTGCCTATGCTTTTTTCGGAATACCAATTTACATACTATACTTCTGTAACATGGGTAAAGTTCTTGCAAAAACGTTCAAGTGGTTGTACATCACAGCCCATGAGTGCAGTAGACGCGATGATGCAGTTTTTGAGGATGGAGAGCCTATTAAGAGAAAGATAACTGTGCCATCAACGGCTTGCTTATGGGTTATATCTTTCTACATCCTTTCGGGGACTATTATGTTTGGAGCTTGGGAGAAATGGAATTATCTGGATTCAACATACTTTTGTGTAATTAGTTTGTGCAAGATAGGATTTGGGGACTTTGTGCCTGGCGCTAACATTGCGGATTCCGCTGGAGGCTCTCATGTGAAACTGGTAATCAACTTTATATATGTTCTTCTCGGTATGGGTCTGGTTGCGATGTGCTACAACCTCATGTGTGAGGATGTGAGGGTTAAAGTGAGGGAAATGCGGCAAGATCTCAAGAACTGTCTTGATGATATAACCCTCAAGATTACTGTGTGTATGAACGATACAAAATATTATCACCAGAAAGCTAATAGACATGTGAAGTGA